In a single window of the Arthrobacter sp. StoSoilA2 genome:
- a CDS encoding ABC transporter ATP-binding protein, with the protein MSMDGVAWSSLHKITRAQSGSQPFSKETLKRVLGFAAPHKGKLIAFVIASVAGAFLAVATPVLAGQVVDAIIAKAGVGTVIWLAVLIAIVAVGEAGIGLVTRWLSSTIGEGVIVDLRTRVFDHVQRMPIAFFTRTRTGALVSRLNNDVIGAQSAFAGTLSGVVSNVVALALTLVVMLNTSWLVTVLAMVLLPIFLIPARRMGSKLADLRREAAAHNAAMGTQMTERFSAPGATLVKLFGRPDEESREFAARAGRVRDIGIRTAMLQFTFVTALTLVSALALALVYGLGGWLALGGQLAPGDVVVLALLLTRLYAPLTALSNARVEIMSALVSFERVFEILDLQPLITEKPDAVALPSGPVAVEFHDVRFSYPSADKVSLASLEDVSTLDTRGGEEVLHGISFRVEPGQTVALVGSSGAGKSTVAQLLSRLYDVDSGAVRLGGRGPGTGVDVRDLRFDSLRDTLGMVTQDGHLFHETIASNLRLARPDATEEDMWEVLRRARLEPMIRSLPDGLETVVGERGYRLSGGERQRLTIARLLIKQPRVVILDEATAALDSTNEAAVQAALGEALEGRTAVVIAHRLSTIRAADVILVVEDGRIVERGTHTELLVADGRYAELYRTQFAEATAVAEEAVPEPN; encoded by the coding sequence ATGAGCATGGATGGCGTTGCCTGGAGCTCGCTGCACAAGATCACGCGTGCCCAGAGCGGCTCGCAACCGTTCTCGAAGGAAACGCTGAAGCGCGTGCTGGGCTTTGCCGCGCCCCACAAGGGCAAGCTCATAGCCTTCGTTATCGCCTCGGTTGCGGGAGCCTTCCTGGCCGTCGCCACGCCGGTGCTTGCCGGGCAAGTGGTTGACGCGATCATTGCCAAGGCCGGCGTGGGCACGGTGATCTGGCTGGCCGTCCTCATTGCGATTGTGGCTGTTGGCGAGGCTGGAATCGGACTGGTGACCCGATGGTTGTCCTCCACCATCGGCGAGGGCGTCATTGTGGACCTCCGTACCCGCGTGTTCGACCATGTGCAGCGTATGCCCATCGCTTTCTTCACCCGGACACGGACCGGCGCGCTGGTCAGCCGCCTGAACAACGACGTCATCGGGGCGCAGTCAGCGTTCGCAGGCACCTTGTCCGGTGTGGTGAGCAACGTCGTGGCGCTCGCCTTGACCCTTGTGGTCATGCTCAACACGTCCTGGTTGGTCACCGTCCTGGCCATGGTGTTGCTGCCGATCTTCCTCATACCTGCCCGACGCATGGGTTCCAAGCTGGCGGACCTCCGACGCGAGGCAGCGGCACACAACGCTGCCATGGGTACGCAGATGACCGAAAGGTTCTCCGCTCCCGGCGCCACATTGGTCAAACTTTTCGGCAGGCCGGACGAGGAATCCCGGGAGTTTGCTGCCCGGGCCGGCCGCGTGCGCGATATCGGCATCCGCACCGCCATGCTGCAGTTCACCTTCGTCACCGCGTTGACGTTGGTCTCGGCCTTGGCTCTGGCCCTCGTTTACGGACTGGGCGGCTGGCTTGCCCTCGGTGGACAACTGGCGCCAGGCGACGTTGTGGTCCTGGCCCTTCTCCTGACGCGTCTCTACGCTCCGCTCACCGCGCTCTCCAACGCGCGCGTGGAAATTATGAGCGCACTTGTCAGCTTCGAGCGGGTCTTCGAGATCCTGGACCTGCAACCCCTCATCACGGAAAAGCCGGACGCCGTGGCACTTCCGTCCGGACCTGTCGCCGTGGAATTCCACGACGTCCGCTTTTCCTACCCGTCGGCGGACAAAGTGTCCCTCGCCTCCTTGGAAGACGTGTCAACCTTGGACACGCGCGGCGGCGAGGAAGTGCTGCACGGTATCAGCTTCCGCGTTGAGCCGGGCCAGACGGTTGCCTTGGTGGGCTCGTCCGGCGCAGGAAAGTCCACGGTGGCCCAACTGCTGTCCCGCTTGTACGACGTCGATTCCGGTGCCGTGCGTCTTGGTGGGCGCGGACCTGGCACCGGCGTGGATGTCCGGGATCTCCGCTTTGACTCCCTGCGGGACACCCTGGGAATGGTGACCCAGGACGGCCACCTTTTCCACGAAACCATTGCCTCCAACCTGCGCCTGGCCCGGCCGGATGCCACGGAAGAAGACATGTGGGAGGTGCTCAGGCGTGCACGCCTGGAACCCATGATCCGGTCCCTTCCGGACGGCCTGGAAACAGTCGTTGGGGAGCGTGGGTACCGGCTCTCCGGTGGAGAAAGGCAACGTCTCACCATCGCACGTTTGCTCATCAAGCAGCCGCGCGTCGTGATTCTTGATGAGGCAACCGCAGCGCTGGACTCCACCAATGAAGCCGCCGTCCAGGCAGCCTTGGGGGAAGCGCTCGAGGGGCGTACCGCCGTCGTGATTGCCCACAGGCTGTCCACCATCCGTGCCGCGGACGTCATCCTGGTGGTAGAGGACGGCAGGATCGTGGAACGCGGCACGCACACGGAGTTGCTTGTTGCCGACGGCCGCTATGCCGAGTTGTACCGGACCCAGTTCGCGGAAGCCACGGCGGTGGCCGAGGAAGCTGTTCCGGAGCCCAACTGA
- a CDS encoding NUDIX domain-containing protein, which produces MSITDVIVVSAVCVYNKEGQLLTVRKRGTDKFMHPGGKPEAGETAAEAASRELLEEVGIEIAPQDLEPLGAWLAVAANEAATNIEATVFTAPGTWEAHPSAEIAEVRWLDLTASLPGDLAPLLTDHVLPALASPRLASPK; this is translated from the coding sequence ATGAGCATTACTGATGTGATCGTGGTCAGCGCCGTGTGCGTTTACAACAAGGAGGGCCAGCTCCTGACCGTCCGCAAACGGGGCACGGACAAATTCATGCATCCGGGCGGCAAACCCGAGGCCGGTGAAACAGCGGCGGAAGCTGCTTCGAGAGAATTGTTAGAGGAAGTGGGCATCGAGATCGCCCCGCAGGACCTTGAACCCCTGGGCGCCTGGCTCGCTGTGGCTGCCAACGAGGCCGCAACCAACATTGAGGCCACAGTTTTCACGGCTCCTGGAACCTGGGAAGCACACCCTTCCGCCGAGATCGCCGAGGTCCGTTGGTTGGACCTCACAGCATCTCTGCCCGGGGATCTCGCACCACTGCTGACGGACCACGTCCTTCCTGCCCTCGCCTCGCCTCGCCTCGCCTCGCCTAAGTAG
- a CDS encoding DUF6314 family protein, whose translation MNQQQPIQDLRAYLAGTWNVERTLLDRASGTRGTFTGVVQYTEEPDGDGLHYREDGTMHWPTHTGPAFREYLLKPGPGPDSMDVFFPDGRPFHVMSFAEQANQDKHWCDPDDYYVNYTWEGPDAFSFTWDVRGPAKDLLLESHLVRTNAGRQA comes from the coding sequence TTGAACCAGCAGCAGCCCATCCAGGACTTGCGTGCCTATTTGGCCGGCACGTGGAATGTGGAGCGGACACTCCTGGACAGGGCCTCCGGCACCCGCGGAACTTTTACCGGCGTCGTGCAGTACACGGAAGAGCCCGACGGCGATGGCCTTCACTACCGCGAAGACGGAACCATGCACTGGCCCACCCACACAGGCCCGGCGTTCCGCGAGTATCTCCTCAAGCCAGGCCCTGGACCGGATTCCATGGACGTCTTCTTCCCCGATGGCCGGCCATTCCATGTGATGAGCTTTGCGGAGCAGGCCAACCAGGACAAACACTGGTGCGATCCCGATGACTATTACGTGAACTACACATGGGAAGGCCCGGATGCGTTCAGTTTCACCTGGGATGTCCGCGGTCCCGCAAAGGATCTGCTGCTGGAATCGCATCTGGTCCGAACGAACGCCGGGAGGCAAGCATGA
- the pcrA gene encoding DNA helicase PcrA, giving the protein MDMLFDPYADGPFNAGSKAATKAAPELSHAGGGASRARFGEGSGGSSTGTNERPASGGWGNQEAGRLPSADALLQGLNPQQEEAVKHAGSPLLIVAGAGSGKTRVLSNRIAYLIATKRAHHGEILAITFTNKAAAEMRERIEALVGGRAKAMWISTFHSSCVRILRREAANVGLNSNFSIYDSADSLRLITLVSKNLDLDPKKFPPKAIQHKISALKNELIDADSYVSSANHNDPFEQAVADVFKGYTQRLRQANAMDFDDLIAETVYMFRAFPALAESYRRRFRHVLVDEYQDTNHAQYALVREIVGLGTDTDVEPSELTVVGDSDQSIYAFRGADIRNIVEFEADYPNARTIKLEQNYRSTQNILTAANSVISRNPNRQEKRLWTAEGDGEKIVGYVGENEHDEAQFIAKEIDRLQDEEGLRPGDVAIFYRTNAQSRSIEDVLVRVGLPYKVVGGTRFYERKEIKDALAYLRVLVNPDDDVNLRRVLNEPKRGIGDRAEGAVAALAERERTSFMAAARRADQAPGMATRSVNAVLGFVKLLDDLAEVASGSGAAAALEAVLEQTGYLAGLRASNDPQDESRVENLAELVAVVREYERDNPDGSLGEFLEQVSLVADADQIPDAPGGDIDAAVAEAKRMGVVTLMTLHTAKGLEFPVVFLTGMEHGIFPHQRSATDPKELAEERRLAYVGLTRARKRLYVTRSEVRSMWGQSQYNPASQFLEEIPSELVDWKREGMSRQAAGGGWGNAPIGSNRYGGSFWGAGTSRGVAASATAGFDADVPAAVARNRVQPQKEVISVVVGDKVNHTSFGNGVVLGVEGSGDKTVAKVKFDVGEKRLLLRYAPLTKLDA; this is encoded by the coding sequence ATGGATATGTTGTTCGACCCCTACGCAGACGGCCCCTTCAACGCAGGCTCCAAAGCCGCTACCAAGGCTGCCCCGGAGCTTTCGCACGCGGGCGGCGGCGCTTCCCGTGCCCGGTTCGGTGAGGGCAGCGGTGGGTCCAGCACTGGAACAAATGAACGTCCTGCCTCCGGTGGTTGGGGTAACCAGGAGGCCGGTAGGCTTCCGTCCGCCGACGCCCTCCTCCAGGGCTTGAACCCACAGCAGGAAGAAGCCGTGAAGCACGCCGGCAGTCCGTTGCTGATCGTTGCGGGTGCGGGCTCAGGCAAAACCCGTGTGTTGAGTAACCGGATCGCCTACCTGATCGCCACCAAGCGTGCCCACCACGGCGAAATCCTGGCAATCACCTTTACCAATAAGGCCGCCGCGGAGATGCGCGAACGTATCGAAGCCCTGGTGGGTGGGCGGGCCAAGGCCATGTGGATCTCCACGTTCCACTCCTCCTGTGTTCGCATCCTGCGCCGCGAGGCTGCAAATGTGGGCCTGAACTCGAACTTCTCCATCTACGACTCCGCGGATTCCCTGCGCCTGATCACACTTGTGTCCAAGAACCTGGACCTTGATCCCAAGAAGTTCCCGCCCAAGGCCATCCAGCACAAGATCTCCGCTCTTAAGAACGAGCTCATCGACGCCGACTCCTACGTCTCCTCGGCAAACCACAACGACCCCTTCGAGCAAGCCGTGGCTGACGTGTTCAAGGGCTACACCCAGCGCCTGCGCCAAGCCAACGCCATGGACTTCGATGACCTCATCGCGGAGACCGTATACATGTTCCGGGCCTTCCCCGCGCTAGCCGAGTCGTACCGCCGTCGCTTCCGGCACGTGCTGGTGGATGAGTACCAGGACACCAACCACGCCCAGTACGCCCTGGTCAGGGAAATCGTTGGCCTGGGCACTGATACTGACGTGGAGCCCAGCGAACTCACGGTGGTGGGAGACTCCGATCAGTCCATCTACGCATTCCGTGGTGCGGACATCCGCAACATCGTGGAGTTCGAAGCCGACTACCCCAATGCGCGCACCATCAAGCTGGAGCAAAACTACCGCTCCACGCAGAACATCCTCACCGCCGCAAACTCCGTGATTTCCCGGAACCCCAACCGCCAGGAAAAGCGGCTGTGGACGGCAGAGGGAGACGGCGAGAAGATCGTGGGCTACGTCGGAGAGAACGAGCACGACGAAGCCCAGTTCATCGCCAAGGAAATTGACCGGCTTCAGGACGAGGAAGGGCTGCGTCCTGGCGATGTCGCCATCTTCTACCGCACCAACGCACAGTCACGGTCCATTGAAGACGTGCTGGTCCGGGTGGGCCTGCCGTACAAAGTTGTGGGCGGCACGCGGTTCTACGAACGCAAGGAAATCAAAGACGCCCTGGCTTACCTGCGCGTCCTTGTGAACCCTGACGACGACGTCAATCTCCGCCGTGTCCTGAACGAACCCAAACGGGGGATCGGCGACCGCGCCGAGGGTGCCGTCGCTGCCTTGGCTGAACGCGAGCGGACGTCCTTTATGGCTGCCGCCCGTCGTGCTGACCAGGCGCCCGGCATGGCAACGCGTTCGGTGAACGCCGTCCTTGGCTTTGTGAAGCTGCTGGACGACCTTGCTGAGGTGGCTTCCGGGTCCGGTGCTGCCGCTGCCCTGGAGGCTGTGCTCGAGCAGACCGGATATCTTGCCGGTTTGCGCGCGAGCAACGATCCCCAGGACGAGTCCCGCGTGGAGAACCTCGCCGAATTGGTGGCCGTAGTCCGCGAGTATGAACGCGACAACCCGGACGGTTCGCTGGGCGAATTCCTGGAGCAGGTGTCCCTGGTGGCCGACGCCGACCAAATTCCTGATGCTCCCGGCGGGGACATTGACGCCGCGGTGGCCGAAGCCAAGCGCATGGGCGTTGTCACGCTCATGACGTTGCACACGGCCAAAGGCCTGGAGTTCCCGGTGGTCTTCCTGACCGGCATGGAGCACGGGATCTTCCCGCATCAGCGCTCGGCCACGGACCCCAAGGAACTGGCCGAAGAACGTCGCCTGGCCTACGTGGGCCTTACCCGTGCACGCAAACGGCTCTACGTCACGCGCTCCGAGGTGCGCAGCATGTGGGGCCAAAGCCAATACAACCCCGCCAGCCAGTTCCTGGAGGAGATTCCCTCCGAGCTGGTGGACTGGAAACGTGAAGGCATGAGCCGGCAAGCGGCAGGTGGCGGTTGGGGAAATGCTCCCATCGGCTCCAACCGCTACGGCGGCTCTTTCTGGGGTGCAGGCACGTCACGCGGGGTGGCCGCCAGCGCAACTGCCGGTTTCGACGCCGACGTTCCGGCCGCCGTCGCACGCAACCGGGTGCAGCCGCAAAAGGAAGTCATTTCGGTGGTGGTGGGGGACAAGGTCAACCACACAAGCTTCGGAAACGGCGTGGTGCTGGGGGTCGAAGGCTCGGGTGACAAGACAGTCGCCAAGGTGAAGTTCGACGTCGGTGAGAAGCGCC
- a CDS encoding inositol monophosphatase family protein: MTTGRHTATELDPSLDDYQLASALVREAGQLALLMRMGGLQGTRKTSVSDVVTAADHAAEAYVLEQLQRCRPEDGILGEEGTSVAGTSGRTWVIDPVDGTYNFLHGSTYWCSAIALKRDDSDHGDNPVGDPSVVLGAIYQPELDKLWLGGEEHPASLNGERISGSGDLSVGQICAATYIHPTWLADPRTAMPWHAAAVSAASLRMFGSGSCDLGRVADGELGCWFQHSCPEWDWLPGKAIVRAAGGDTAVVQVNGINWFIAGGPTAVRELSGALTSVPQFA; this comes from the coding sequence ATGACCACCGGCAGGCACACCGCAACTGAACTCGATCCATCACTTGATGACTACCAATTGGCCAGCGCGCTGGTCCGCGAGGCAGGGCAACTGGCGCTGCTCATGCGGATGGGCGGACTACAGGGCACGCGCAAGACGTCAGTGTCCGACGTCGTCACGGCAGCCGACCATGCGGCCGAGGCTTACGTGTTGGAACAGTTGCAACGCTGCCGCCCGGAGGATGGCATCCTGGGCGAGGAAGGCACTTCTGTTGCCGGTACCAGTGGCCGGACCTGGGTGATCGATCCTGTGGATGGAACCTACAACTTCCTGCATGGCTCCACGTACTGGTGCTCGGCCATTGCCCTTAAACGCGACGATTCAGATCACGGCGACAATCCCGTTGGTGATCCCTCCGTAGTGCTCGGGGCCATCTACCAGCCCGAACTGGACAAGCTCTGGCTAGGCGGCGAAGAGCATCCGGCCAGCCTGAACGGAGAACGCATTTCAGGTTCCGGAGACCTCTCTGTTGGCCAAATCTGCGCAGCAACCTACATCCACCCCACCTGGTTGGCGGACCCCCGCACTGCCATGCCCTGGCATGCCGCTGCCGTCTCCGCCGCATCACTGCGGATGTTCGGTTCAGGCTCGTGCGACCTCGGCCGTGTGGCTGATGGAGAACTCGGCTGCTGGTTCCAGCACAGCTGCCCCGAATGGGACTGGCTCCCAGGCAAGGCGATCGTCCGCGCTGCAGGCGGCGACACCGCCGTCGTGCAGGTCAACGGGATTAACTGGTTCATCGCAGGAGGCCCTACGGCGGTCCGCGAGCTGAGTGGGGCCCTCACCTCAGTACCGCAGTTTGCGTAG
- a CDS encoding DUF998 domain-containing protein — MTTAGGPLGRDRGLLPDLAGRRELIGGWAAITLIHYFVVEAMAMAVWQGNPGYDRRAHVISDLGAAHCGPFNGYEVCSPLNWLMNASFVLQGVAMVLGAVLLSSAVLSVAAESGARVIRPGMASPAAAFPWIAAGAVRVLVLVAGIGQAMVGLIPEDTDLALHLTGAGLYFIAGPLSLVILGLVWRGHTQMWGMVLLFGVVSLGATIYVLAVQLRVEEPGAIERTMAYPIILGLSLVGLVVAHRVTRERKAVRAVSRSSVQGTQPPRRTAG; from the coding sequence ATGACGACGGCGGGTGGTCCGCTCGGCAGGGACCGGGGACTTCTGCCTGACCTCGCTGGCCGGCGCGAGCTGATTGGGGGTTGGGCCGCGATTACCCTCATCCACTATTTCGTGGTGGAAGCCATGGCGATGGCTGTGTGGCAAGGCAATCCAGGCTATGACCGGCGCGCCCACGTCATCAGTGATCTTGGCGCGGCCCACTGCGGTCCCTTCAACGGTTACGAGGTGTGCTCGCCGCTTAATTGGCTGATGAATGCCTCGTTCGTGCTCCAAGGGGTTGCCATGGTCCTCGGGGCAGTGCTGCTGAGCTCGGCTGTCCTCTCTGTGGCGGCTGAATCCGGTGCCCGGGTTATCCGGCCGGGAATGGCATCACCAGCCGCGGCATTTCCGTGGATTGCGGCCGGGGCAGTCAGGGTGCTGGTCCTCGTAGCGGGCATCGGCCAGGCAATGGTTGGCCTGATCCCGGAAGACACTGACCTGGCGCTGCATCTGACCGGCGCGGGACTGTACTTCATCGCCGGACCGCTGTCCTTGGTGATACTGGGCCTGGTATGGCGGGGGCACACGCAGATGTGGGGGATGGTGCTCTTGTTCGGGGTTGTTTCCCTGGGAGCAACCATCTACGTCCTTGCGGTGCAGTTGCGCGTCGAGGAGCCGGGCGCCATCGAGCGCACCATGGCGTATCCGATCATCCTGGGGTTGTCCTTGGTGGGCCTGGTAGTGGCTCACCGCGTCACAAGGGAACGGAAAGCTGTCAGGGCTGTTTCGCGTTCTTCCGTCCAAGGAACACAGCCGCCACGCCGCACAGCAGGCTGA